The proteins below come from a single Mya arenaria isolate MELC-2E11 chromosome 8, ASM2691426v1 genomic window:
- the LOC128244966 gene encoding steroid 17-alpha-hydroxylase/17,20 lyase-like: MRIATVAPTGAWHETLCDTSIGSYKIPKGTPVIINHWALHHDPDAWDEVEKFKPERYLDEHGKLGPKPKSWLPFGAGKRVCLGEFVAKPELHLIFASLLQRYRWSAEPERVVDISPEKSPMSNTPKAQKLRMERRI, encoded by the exons ATGCGCATCGCCACCGTGGCCCCCACCGGCGCCTGGCACGAAACACTTTGTGACACATCCATAG GAAGTTACAAAATCCCTAAAGGCACGCCGGTGATTATCAACCACTGGGCCTTGCACCACGACCCGGATGCCTGGGACGAGGTTGAGAAGTTTAAACCCGAGCGCTACCTGGACGAGCACGGGAAGCTCGGACCAAAACCCAAGAGCTGGCTCCCCTTTGGAGCAGGCAAACGAGTGTGCCTGGGAGAGTTCGTTGCAAAACCAGAGTTGCACCTGATCTTCGCGAGCTTATTACAGCGTTATCGGTGGTCGGCAGAGCCAGAACGCGTTGTGGACATCTCGCCCGAGAAAAGCCCGATGTCAAACACTCCAAAGGCGCAGAAACTCCGGATGGAAAGGCGGATATAA
- the LOC128244410 gene encoding arylalkylamine N-acetyltransferase 1-like: MVDPESGDVMGIRSVRTMFKGDAFDLASIKDAAMRKESEFFEAMNKEVNVFETYGIDELIQFLGLGVSAKYRRRGFGTTLMQAGVKLASNLGIEPIYIKGEASSNYSQRIYEKLGFKTLFTKKFEDYKVDGEVVFKNTGEHKNTKGYLVSI, translated from the coding sequence ATGGTAGACCCCGAAAGTGGTGACGTCATGGGTATCAGGTCCGTCCGCACCATGTTTAAAGGTGATGCCTTTGATCTGGCGAGTATTAAAGACGCGGCAATGAGGAAGGAGTCTGAATTTTTCGAGGCTATGAATAAGGAAGTCAACGTTTTTGAGACGTACGGTATTGATGAGTTGATACAATTTCTAGGACTTGGTGTTTCCGCAAAATACCGACGTAGGGGCTTCGGGACGACTCTGATGCAGGCAGGGGTCAAACTTGCTTCAAACCTTGGTATTGaaccaatatatattaaaggggAAGCTTCCTCGAACTATTCGCAACGAATATACGAGAAGTTAGGGTTCAAGACTCTTTTTACGAAGAAGTTTGAGGATTACAAAGTGGACGGTGAAGTCGTGTTTAAAAACACTGGTGAGCATAAGAACACCAAAGGTTACCTGGTATCAATATAG